From Lagopus muta isolate bLagMut1 chromosome 15, bLagMut1 primary, whole genome shotgun sequence, the proteins below share one genomic window:
- the CPSF4 gene encoding cleavage and polyadenylation specificity factor subunit 4, translating into MQELIASVDHIKFDLELAVEQQLGAQPLPFPGMDKSGAAVCEFFLKAACGKGGMCPFRHISGEKTVVCKHWLRGLCKKGDQCEFLHEYDMTKMPECYFYSKFGECSNKECPFLHIDPESKIKDCPWYDRGFCKHGPLCRHRHTRRVICVNYLVGFCPEGPTCKFMHPRFELPMGTTEQPPLPQPAQTQQKRTPQVIGVMQSQNNNTGNRGPRPLEQVTCYKCGEKGHYANRCTKGHLAFLSGQ; encoded by the exons ATGCAGGAGCTCATCGCCAGCGTGGACCACATCAAGTTCGACCTGGAGCTGGCggtggagcagcagctgggggcgCAGCCGCTGCCCTTTCCCGGCATGGACA AATCAGGTGCAGCTGtctgtgaattttttttaaaagcgGCATGTGGGAAAG GAGGTATGTGCCCATTCAGACACATCAGTGGGGAAAAGACTGTTGTTTGCAAACACTGGCTACGAGGACTATGCAAAAAGGGAGACCAGTGCGAGTTTCTGCACGAGTATGACATGACCAAGATGCCTGAGTGTTACTTCTACTCCAAATTTG GGGAATGCAGTAACAAAGAATGTCCATTCTTGCACATCGACCCGGAATCTAAGATCAAAGACTGTCCCTGGTATGACAGAGGCTTCTGTAAACACG GTCCACTCTGCAGACACCGGCACACTCGAAGAGTCATTTGTGTGAATTACCTAGTAGGATTCTGTCCAGAAGGGCCTACCTGTAAATTCATGCA CCCTCGATTTGAACTACCTATGGGAACCACAGAGCAACCACCACTGCCTCAgccagcacaaacacagcaaaag AGGACACCCCAAGTTATTGGAGTCATGCAATCTCAAAATAACAACACTGGGAACAGAGGACCCCGGCCATTGGAACAGGTCACCTGTTACAAG tgTGGTGAAAAAGGTCATTATGCCAACAGATGCACCAAAGGACATCTGGCCTTTCTCAGTGGACagtga
- the ATP5MF gene encoding ATP synthase subunit f, mitochondrial, whose product MAAPHAHPPTLLPSAPAPRPLPVSPRGGARHDKMAQPPVPLKDMKLLDVKLGQLPSWLAMRDFTPGGIVGAFRRGYERYYNKYINVKKGGLGGISMVLAGYVVMSYIWSYSHLKHDRRRKYH is encoded by the exons ATGGCGGCGCCCCATGCCCACCCGCCGACCCTCCTCCCGTCAGCCCCTGCACCGCGCCCCCTTCCCGTCTCGCCCCGCGGTGGCGCACGGCACGACAAGATGGCGCAGCCGCCGG TTCCTCTGAAGGACATGAAGCTGCTGGACGTCAAGCTGGGCCAGCTGCCCAGCTGGCTGGCTATGAGGGACTTCACCCCTGGCGGCATCGTGGGCGCCTTCCGCAGAG GTTATGAGAGGTATTACAATAAATACATCAACGTGAAGAAAGGGGGCCTTGGTGGTATCAGTATGGTGCTTGCAGGGTATGTTGTCATGAGCTACATCTGGAGCTACAGTCACTTGA AGCATGACCGTCGCAGGAAGTATCACTGA